One Azospirillum sp. B510 genomic window carries:
- the rpsD gene encoding 30S ribosomal protein S4, with protein MSKRQESKYKIDRRLGVNLWGRAKSPLNKREYGPGQHGQRRKKPSDYGLQLMAKQKLKGYYGNIGEKQFRRIYAEAVRRKGDTGENLIGLLERRLDAVVYRMKFAPTPFAARQLINHGHILVNGRRLNIASARIKDNDTVEVRAKSKQMALVLEAAASGERDIPDYLEVDSSALKGRFVRAPLLADVPYPVQMEPNLVIEFYSR; from the coding sequence ATGAGCAAGCGTCAAGAGTCCAAGTATAAGATCGACCGCCGCCTTGGCGTCAACCTGTGGGGCCGTGCCAAGAGCCCGCTGAACAAGCGCGAGTATGGCCCGGGCCAGCACGGCCAGCGCCGCAAGAAGCCGTCGGACTACGGTCTGCAGCTGATGGCCAAGCAGAAGCTGAAGGGCTATTACGGCAACATCGGCGAGAAGCAGTTCCGCCGCATCTATGCCGAGGCCGTCCGCCGCAAGGGCGACACCGGCGAAAACCTGATCGGCCTGCTGGAGCGCCGTCTGGACGCCGTGGTCTACCGCATGAAGTTCGCGCCGACCCCGTTCGCCGCGCGCCAGCTGATCAACCACGGCCACATCCTGGTCAACGGCCGTCGCCTGAACATCGCCTCGGCCCGCATCAAGGACAACGACACCGTCGAGGTGCGCGCCAAGTCCAAGCAGATGGCGCTGGTCCTGGAAGCCGCCGCTTCCGGCGAGCGTGACATCCCCGATTACCTGGAAGTCGACAGCAGCGCGCTGAAGGGCCGTTTCGTCCGCGCCCCGCTGCTGGCCGACGTCCCGTATCCGGTCCAGATGGAACCGAACCTGGTCATCGAGTTCTACTCGCGCTGA
- a CDS encoding SpoIIE family protein phosphatase, translating to MTTPPPPPQPGPHPVGTAGVFEDLCDARVLIVDDNRMNRNLLTALLERGGITLIDQAEDGQDALTRMERCKPDLILLDLMMPRMDGFEMCRHLRADPRWKSLPVLVQSSLDRPEDRARAFIAGATDYITKPVSAVELLARVRIQLRKRAMLRDLERYHSRTESELALARAMQTRMLPGPDRLAALEEATGIAIQAHFAPSSELGGDFWGVSRLPDGGVGVYLVDFSGHGVGASLNTFRLDAICRQIGGTGLSPAEFLAAVNRRLCGLLPSGQFATMLSGVIDPAAGLFTYASAGSTAPMMWHPGDGGPRLGDGSGLPLGLLPSADYENRRLAMPPGARLFLYSDAAIEIPTRSGEGHGILGEDGLAALFARRLRETPDGDLLSGLLDDLAATGPIDDDLTALLLTRRR from the coding sequence ATGACAACGCCACCGCCTCCCCCGCAGCCCGGCCCGCATCCGGTCGGGACGGCCGGCGTCTTCGAGGACCTGTGCGACGCCCGCGTGCTGATCGTCGACGACAACCGGATGAACCGGAACCTGCTGACGGCCCTGCTGGAACGCGGCGGCATCACCCTGATCGATCAGGCGGAGGATGGGCAGGACGCGCTGACCCGGATGGAGCGCTGCAAACCGGACCTGATTCTGCTCGACCTGATGATGCCGCGGATGGACGGGTTCGAGATGTGCCGGCATCTGCGGGCCGATCCGCGCTGGAAATCGCTGCCGGTCCTGGTCCAGTCCAGCCTGGATCGGCCGGAGGACCGCGCCCGCGCCTTCATCGCCGGTGCCACCGACTATATCACCAAGCCCGTCAGCGCGGTGGAGTTGCTGGCGCGCGTGCGCATCCAGCTACGCAAGCGCGCCATGCTGCGCGACCTGGAGCGCTATCACAGCCGGACGGAAAGCGAGCTTGCGCTGGCCCGTGCCATGCAGACCCGGATGCTGCCCGGCCCCGACCGGCTGGCGGCGCTGGAGGAGGCGACCGGCATCGCCATCCAGGCCCATTTCGCCCCTTCCTCCGAATTGGGCGGCGATTTCTGGGGCGTCTCGCGGCTGCCCGACGGAGGGGTGGGCGTCTATCTGGTCGATTTTTCCGGCCATGGCGTCGGGGCCTCGCTGAACACCTTCCGGCTGGACGCGATCTGCCGGCAGATCGGCGGCACGGGCTTGAGCCCGGCGGAGTTTCTGGCGGCGGTGAACCGCCGGCTGTGCGGGCTGCTGCCCAGCGGCCAGTTCGCCACCATGCTGAGCGGGGTGATCGATCCGGCGGCCGGGCTGTTCACCTATGCCTCCGCCGGATCGACGGCGCCGATGATGTGGCATCCCGGCGACGGGGGGCCGCGGCTGGGCGACGGCAGCGGCCTGCCGCTCGGCCTGCTGCCGTCGGCTGATTACGAGAATCGCCGGTTGGCGATGCCGCCGGGCGCCCGCCTGTTCCTCTATTCCGATGCCGCCATCGAAATCCCGACCCGGAGTGGTGAAGGCCACGGCATTTTGGGCGAGGACGGCCTCGCCGCCCTGTTCGCGCGGCGTTTGCGCGAGACCCCCGACGGCGACCTTCTGTCCGGCCTGCTCGACGATCTGGCCGCCACCGGTCCCATCGACGACGACCTGACGGCGCTGCTGCTGACACGACGACGGTAA
- a CDS encoding Hsp20 family protein: protein MTTRLSLFNSPLLLGFDQFERTLDRIAKNSAEGYPPYNIEQIGDDGLRITLAVAGFTSEDLSVQIEDNQLVIRGRQTDDKSRVYLHRGIAARQFQRSFVLAEGIEVVGCSLDNGLLNIDLTRPMPEPKVRTIKIEQPKKAAGGAMPRTIDVSADGRDD from the coding sequence GTGACGACTCGCCTTTCGCTCTTCAACAGCCCGCTGCTGCTCGGCTTCGACCAGTTCGAGCGGACGCTCGACCGGATCGCCAAGAATTCGGCCGAAGGCTATCCCCCCTACAACATCGAGCAGATCGGCGATGACGGCCTGCGCATCACGCTCGCCGTGGCCGGCTTCACCTCCGAGGACCTGTCGGTCCAGATCGAGGACAACCAACTGGTCATCCGTGGCCGCCAGACCGACGACAAATCGCGCGTCTACCTGCATCGCGGCATCGCCGCCCGGCAGTTCCAGCGCAGCTTCGTCCTGGCGGAGGGGATCGAGGTGGTGGGCTGCTCGCTCGACAACGGGCTGCTCAACATCGACCTGACCCGGCCGATGCCGGAGCCCAAGGTCCGCACCATCAAGATCGAACAGCCGAAGAAGGCCGCGGGCGGCGCCATGCCCCGCACCATCGACGTGTCGGCCGACGGCCGGGACGACTGA
- a CDS encoding NUDIX hydrolase: MPNDPIPDDKSSDCGPNCGGPRVRAIPPGEDRERLMCPDCGYIAYQNPLIVVGAVATWEDGRILLCRRAIEPRKGFWTLPAGYMEERESTREGAAREAWEEARARIEIDHLLAIYDIPRISQVQMIFRARLISPEVEPGPESLEVGLFAWNEIPWGELAFPTVIWALREHRERLGRSDCAPAVNPTPDALARWEKML; this comes from the coding sequence ATGCCGAACGACCCCATCCCCGACGACAAATCTTCCGATTGCGGCCCCAACTGCGGCGGCCCGCGCGTCCGCGCCATTCCGCCCGGCGAGGACCGCGAGCGGCTGATGTGCCCGGATTGCGGCTACATCGCCTATCAGAACCCGCTGATCGTGGTCGGCGCGGTGGCGACCTGGGAGGATGGCCGCATCCTGCTGTGCCGCCGCGCCATCGAACCGCGCAAGGGCTTCTGGACCCTGCCCGCCGGCTATATGGAGGAGCGCGAGAGCACGCGGGAAGGTGCCGCCCGCGAAGCCTGGGAAGAGGCTCGGGCCCGCATCGAGATCGACCATCTGCTGGCGATCTACGACATCCCGCGCATCAGCCAGGTCCAGATGATCTTCCGCGCCCGCCTGATCTCCCCCGAGGTCGAGCCCGGCCCGGAAAGCCTGGAGGTCGGCCTGTTCGCCTGGAACGAGATTCCGTGGGGCGAGCTTGCCTTCCCCACCGTCATCTGGGCCTTGCGCGAGCATCGCGAACGGCTGGGCCGGTCTGACTGCGCCCCGGCGGTCAACCCCACCCCCGACGCGCTGGCGCGCTGGGAAAAGATGCTGTAG
- the rmuC gene encoding DNA recombination protein RmuC — MTQFLVNGIVVDGLSLAIGLAAGLLLGVSAAWAVSRAAAGRTEAAAAALHAEFATRLDLAERSEDDLREEIEARDHQIARLHGEVAAARERHAQLSTRLEAERTAAAEKMALLERAQAALADSFKALSAEALHQNNRSFLDLARETLAGFQEQAKGDLDKRQTAIAAIVDPVRQTLDAMDRQIRELESTRAGAYEGLKQQVLSLVESQSALRTETGNLVRALRSPAARGRWGEIQLRRVCEMAGMLDHCDFVEQLSVDGGRLRPDLIVTLPGGKTIVVDAKTPLEGYLDGIQATEEVARRDGMARHARHVRDHMKQLGTKGYWDQFADSPEFVVLFLPGENFFSAALEQDPALIEAGIDHRVILATPTTLIALLRAVAYGWRQERLADNAREISALGAELYKRLADLGGHMERLGGQLDKAVGSYNSAVGTLESRVLVSARRFRDLHAAPEGAEMPLLEPLDHSPRRPQAAELRATSPIETTAAD; from the coding sequence GTGACACAGTTCCTGGTCAACGGGATCGTGGTGGATGGCCTGTCGCTGGCGATCGGGCTTGCGGCCGGATTGCTGCTGGGCGTCTCCGCCGCCTGGGCGGTGTCGCGCGCCGCCGCCGGGCGTACCGAGGCCGCCGCCGCCGCCCTGCATGCGGAGTTCGCCACCCGCCTCGACCTCGCCGAACGGAGCGAGGACGATCTGCGCGAGGAGATCGAGGCGCGCGACCATCAGATCGCCCGCCTGCATGGCGAGGTCGCCGCCGCCCGCGAACGCCATGCCCAGCTCTCCACCCGGCTGGAGGCCGAACGGACGGCGGCGGCGGAGAAGATGGCGCTGCTGGAGCGTGCCCAGGCGGCGCTGGCCGACAGCTTCAAGGCGTTGTCGGCCGAGGCCCTGCATCAGAACAACCGCAGCTTCCTCGATCTGGCGCGCGAGACGCTGGCCGGCTTCCAGGAGCAGGCGAAGGGCGACCTGGACAAGCGCCAGACCGCCATCGCCGCCATCGTCGATCCGGTGCGCCAGACCCTGGACGCGATGGACCGTCAGATCCGCGAGCTGGAAAGCACGCGGGCCGGCGCCTATGAGGGGCTGAAGCAGCAGGTGCTGTCGCTGGTGGAAAGCCAGAGCGCGCTCCGGACGGAGACCGGCAACCTCGTCCGGGCGCTGCGCAGCCCGGCGGCGCGCGGGCGCTGGGGGGAGATCCAGCTGCGCCGGGTTTGCGAGATGGCCGGCATGCTCGACCATTGCGACTTCGTCGAACAGCTTTCGGTGGATGGCGGCCGGCTGCGCCCCGACCTGATCGTCACGCTGCCCGGCGGCAAGACCATCGTGGTCGATGCCAAGACGCCGCTGGAGGGCTATCTCGACGGTATCCAGGCGACGGAGGAGGTGGCGCGGCGCGACGGCATGGCCCGCCACGCCCGCCATGTGCGCGACCATATGAAGCAGCTCGGCACCAAGGGTTATTGGGACCAGTTCGCGGACAGCCCGGAATTCGTCGTGCTGTTCCTGCCCGGCGAGAATTTCTTCTCGGCGGCGCTGGAGCAGGATCCGGCGTTGATCGAGGCCGGCATCGACCACCGTGTGATCCTCGCCACCCCGACGACGCTGATCGCGCTGCTGCGGGCCGTCGCCTATGGCTGGCGCCAGGAGAGGCTGGCCGACAATGCCCGCGAAATCAGCGCTCTCGGCGCCGAGCTGTACAAGCGGCTGGCCGACCTGGGCGGCCATATGGAACGGCTGGGCGGGCAGCTTGACAAGGCGGTGGGCAGTTACAACAGCGCGGTCGGCACGCTGGAATCGCGGGTGCTGGTCAGCGCCCGCCGCTTCCGCGACCTGCATGCGGCTCCGGAGGGGGCGGAGATGCCGCTGCTGGAGCCGCTCGACCACAGTCCGCGCCGTCCGCAGGCGGCGGAACTGCGCGCCACCTCACCGATCGAGACCACCGCGGCCGATTGA
- a CDS encoding DUF1150 family protein: protein MMNDTHSQLRQLSSQDFASFGLGDVAYVRPVEMEGTAAFAIHAADGTPLSVVADRELAFAAIIQNDMEPVSVH from the coding sequence ATGATGAACGACACTCACAGCCAGTTGCGCCAGCTGTCGTCCCAGGATTTCGCCAGCTTCGGCCTGGGCGACGTCGCCTATGTCCGGCCGGTCGAGATGGAAGGCACCGCCGCCTTCGCGATCCATGCCGCCGATGGCACGCCGCTGAGCGTCGTCGCCGACCGCGAGCTGGCCTTCGCCGCCATCATCCAGAACGACATGGAACCGGTCAGCGTCCACTGA
- a CDS encoding NAD(P)/FAD-dependent oxidoreductase: MERVDCVVVGAGVVGLAVARRLARSGREVIVLEAADAIGTGTSSRNSEVIHAGIYYPTGSLRARLCVPGRDALYDYCAAHGVGHRRIGKLIVATEEAQLPKLAAIRAQAAVNGVTDLTEVDAATAMRWEPNLRGVGALLSPSTGIVDSHGLMLALLGDAEEAGAMLALRSPLERSHRGVAGFELEVGGAEPMRIACSTLVNAAGLGAWAVARALEGLDAAHVPPRVLAKGNYYALAAGRSPFSRLVYPVPIEGGLGVHLTLDLAGQARFGPDVEWLGDLAGPVDYAVDPSRAESFYGAVRAYWPGLPDGALVPAYSGARPKLSGPGQPQADFLIQGPDSHGVEGLVNLFGIESPGLTSCLAIADAVAMALGEAPEILKPA, encoded by the coding sequence ATGGAACGGGTGGATTGCGTGGTCGTCGGGGCGGGCGTGGTCGGTCTGGCGGTGGCCCGCCGGCTGGCGCGAAGCGGACGCGAGGTGATCGTGCTGGAAGCGGCGGACGCCATCGGCACCGGAACCAGCTCGCGCAACTCCGAAGTCATCCATGCCGGCATCTATTACCCGACCGGCAGCCTGCGCGCCCGCCTGTGCGTGCCCGGCCGCGACGCGCTCTATGACTATTGCGCCGCCCATGGCGTGGGCCATCGCCGCATCGGCAAGCTGATCGTCGCGACCGAGGAGGCGCAGTTGCCGAAGCTGGCGGCGATCCGGGCCCAGGCCGCCGTCAACGGCGTCACCGACCTGACCGAGGTCGACGCCGCCACCGCGATGCGGTGGGAACCGAACCTGCGCGGCGTCGGCGCCCTGCTGTCGCCCTCCACCGGCATCGTCGACAGCCATGGGCTGATGCTGGCCTTGCTCGGCGACGCCGAGGAAGCCGGGGCGATGCTGGCTCTGCGGAGCCCGCTCGAGCGTTCCCACCGCGGCGTCGCCGGATTCGAGCTGGAGGTCGGCGGGGCGGAGCCGATGCGGATCGCCTGTTCCACCCTGGTCAACGCCGCCGGGCTCGGCGCCTGGGCCGTCGCCCGCGCTCTGGAGGGGCTGGATGCCGCGCATGTGCCGCCGCGCGTGCTGGCCAAGGGCAATTACTACGCCCTGGCCGCCGGGCGTTCCCCCTTCTCGCGGCTGGTCTATCCGGTGCCGATCGAAGGCGGGCTCGGCGTTCACCTGACGCTGGATCTGGCTGGACAGGCCCGCTTCGGTCCCGACGTGGAATGGCTGGGCGACCTCGCCGGGCCTGTCGACTACGCCGTCGATCCGTCCCGCGCCGAGTCCTTCTATGGCGCGGTGCGCGCCTATTGGCCGGGCCTGCCCGATGGCGCGCTGGTGCCGGCCTATTCCGGCGCGCGGCCGAAGCTGAGCGGGCCGGGGCAGCCGCAGGCCGATTTCCTGATCCAGGGGCCGGACAGCCACGGGGTCGAGGGGCTGGTCAACCTGTTCGGCATCGAATCGCCCGGCCTGACCTCCTGCCTGGCCATCGCCGACGCGGTGGCGATGGCGCTTGGCGAGGCTCCGGAAATCCTTAAACCCGCCTGA
- a CDS encoding methyl-accepting chemotaxis protein has product MLKKLRIAALTNLFGVVVTLGFLAVVVTGALAIRELKVGGPIYQRIVLGKDLIADILPPPEYVIEAYLEATLAMNDPASIDQRRARLAQLRKDYDERHEYWLKESFDPPLLEQLTRTSHAPVMRFWTEVETKFLPALVRKDDAAARASYAVIADAYAAHRAVIDRIVEDANRYNSETEVYADDRERLFMAAVWGVSALVLAVLMLGVIGIRLRVVRPVGHLTAAMRTLAQGNLAVAIPGADRGDEIGAMARALRVFKENAEEAERLRRQRDEERERSEREKQAALLLMAETVETEASNAVDVVASQTNQMADNATRMAESARAVSDNSQNVAAAATQALSNAQTVAAASEQLSASIREIATQIGTATTMTGDAVDASVRAEETIQRLADAVTRIGEVTNLINDVAGQTNLLALNATIEAARAGEAGKGFAVVASEVKLLAGQTARATDEIESQIAAIQATTAEAVNAVRAIADRVRGVETVSATVAAAIEEQEAATGEIARNVVQTSNAAQEVATRIAAVSQEAGTTGERAVEVNGLSARVATSIDQLRRVLIEAIRTATPEVNRRAAPRYPLNRAGRLVVGGREVPVTVDNASEGGAQLSGLPREAWDGLKEGSALRIALPGLEPVPAVVRAAQPGPDGRLHVTFSLAGAERDRFVAQFGRSVAGLVPLERAA; this is encoded by the coding sequence ATGTTGAAGAAACTCCGGATTGCCGCGTTGACCAATCTGTTCGGGGTGGTGGTCACGCTGGGTTTCCTGGCGGTGGTGGTCACCGGCGCGCTGGCGATCCGGGAACTGAAGGTGGGGGGGCCGATCTACCAGCGCATCGTGCTGGGCAAGGACCTGATCGCCGACATCCTGCCGCCGCCGGAATATGTGATCGAAGCCTATCTGGAGGCGACGCTGGCGATGAACGACCCGGCGTCGATCGATCAGCGCCGGGCCCGGTTGGCGCAGCTGCGCAAGGATTACGACGAGCGCCATGAATATTGGTTGAAGGAAAGTTTCGATCCCCCCCTGCTCGAACAACTGACCCGGACATCCCACGCGCCGGTGATGCGTTTCTGGACCGAGGTCGAGACCAAGTTCCTGCCGGCGCTCGTCCGCAAGGACGACGCGGCGGCGCGCGCCTCCTACGCGGTCATCGCAGACGCCTATGCCGCCCATCGCGCCGTCATCGACCGGATCGTCGAGGATGCCAACCGTTACAACAGCGAGACGGAGGTCTATGCCGACGACCGGGAGCGCCTGTTCATGGCCGCCGTGTGGGGGGTTTCGGCCCTGGTGCTGGCGGTTCTGATGCTGGGCGTGATTGGCATCCGGCTGCGGGTGGTGCGGCCGGTCGGTCACTTGACCGCGGCGATGCGGACGCTGGCGCAGGGCAATCTCGCCGTCGCCATTCCCGGTGCCGACCGTGGCGACGAGATCGGCGCGATGGCCCGCGCCTTGCGCGTCTTCAAGGAGAATGCGGAGGAGGCCGAACGGCTGCGGCGCCAGCGCGACGAGGAGCGCGAACGGTCGGAGCGCGAGAAGCAGGCCGCCCTGCTGCTCATGGCCGAAACGGTGGAGACCGAGGCGTCGAACGCCGTCGATGTGGTCGCCAGCCAGACCAACCAGATGGCCGACAACGCCACCCGCATGGCCGAGTCCGCCCGTGCGGTCAGCGACAACAGCCAGAATGTCGCCGCCGCCGCGACCCAGGCCCTGTCGAACGCCCAGACCGTCGCCGCCGCGTCGGAGCAGCTCAGCGCCTCGATCCGCGAGATCGCGACGCAGATCGGCACCGCGACGACGATGACCGGCGACGCCGTCGACGCCTCGGTCCGGGCCGAGGAGACCATCCAGCGTCTTGCCGACGCCGTCACCCGCATCGGCGAGGTGACCAATCTCATCAACGACGTCGCCGGCCAGACCAATCTGCTGGCGCTGAACGCCACCATCGAGGCGGCACGGGCGGGCGAGGCGGGGAAGGGCTTCGCCGTGGTGGCCAGCGAGGTGAAGCTGTTGGCCGGCCAGACCGCGCGGGCGACCGACGAGATCGAAAGCCAGATCGCCGCCATCCAGGCCACCACGGCCGAGGCGGTGAACGCCGTGCGCGCCATCGCCGATCGGGTGCGCGGTGTCGAAACCGTGTCCGCCACCGTCGCCGCCGCCATCGAGGAGCAGGAGGCGGCGACCGGAGAGATCGCCCGCAACGTCGTCCAGACCTCAAACGCCGCGCAGGAGGTGGCGACCCGCATCGCCGCGGTCTCTCAGGAAGCGGGGACAACCGGCGAGCGCGCCGTCGAGGTCAACGGCCTGTCCGCCCGTGTCGCCACCAGCATCGACCAGTTGCGCCGCGTCCTGATCGAGGCGATCCGTACGGCGACGCCGGAGGTGAACCGCCGCGCCGCGCCGCGCTATCCGCTGAACCGCGCCGGCCGGCTGGTGGTCGGCGGGCGAGAGGTGCCGGTGACGGTCGACAACGCGTCGGAAGGCGGCGCCCAGTTGAGCGGCCTGCCGCGGGAGGCCTGGGATGGGCTGAAGGAAGGGAGCGCCTTGCGCATCGCCCTGCCGGGTCTGGAGCCGGTTCCCGCCGTCGTGCGCGCGGCGCAGCCCGGTCCGGATGGTCGCCTGCATGTCACCTTCAGCTTGGCCGGTGCCGAGCGTGACCGCTTCGTCGCGCAGTTCGGCCGCAGCGTCGCCGGGCTGGTTCCGCTGGAGCGGGCGGCCTGA
- a CDS encoding IS5-like element ISAli1 family transposase — protein MWTEITRAQYQRKGLRYSSDTTDAEWAVLEPLLPAARRLGRPRTVNVREIVNGILFLATSGCQWRQLPKDFPPMTTVQRYFYRWRDDGTWETINHALVAMVRESMGREASPTAGVIDSQSVKTTEAGGPRGYDAGKCIKGRKRHVLTDTNGLLVAAIVHAADIQDRDGAPALLASVRTLFPWLRHVFADGGYAGPKLETALAQIGTWTLEIVKRSDAAKGFELLPRRWVVERTIAWLNRNRRLAKDFEATVESAVAWVFIASVKLLSRRVART, from the coding sequence ATGTGGACTGAAATCACCCGAGCGCAGTATCAGCGAAAAGGATTGAGGTATTCAAGCGACACGACGGACGCGGAGTGGGCGGTGCTCGAACCACTCCTCCCGGCGGCTCGACGCTTGGGACGGCCGCGAACGGTCAACGTGCGCGAGATCGTGAACGGCATCCTCTTTCTGGCGACCTCCGGGTGCCAGTGGCGGCAACTGCCGAAGGATTTCCCGCCGATGACGACGGTCCAGCGCTATTTCTACCGCTGGCGCGACGATGGGACCTGGGAGACGATCAATCACGCCTTGGTGGCGATGGTTCGGGAAAGCATGGGACGGGAGGCCAGCCCGACAGCGGGGGTGATCGACAGCCAGTCGGTCAAGACGACGGAAGCAGGTGGCCCCCGTGGCTACGACGCGGGCAAGTGCATCAAGGGGCGCAAGCGGCATGTGTTGACCGACACCAATGGCTTGCTGGTCGCCGCCATCGTTCATGCCGCCGACATCCAGGACCGTGATGGCGCCCCGGCGCTCCTCGCCTCCGTTCGCACGCTCTTCCCCTGGCTTCGCCACGTCTTCGCGGACGGCGGCTACGCTGGACCCAAGCTGGAAACCGCTTTGGCTCAGATCGGGACATGGACTCTGGAGATCGTCAAGCGGTCCGACGCCGCCAAAGGCTTTGAACTGCTGCCTCGGCGGTGGGTCGTTGAGCGTACAATCGCTTGGCTTAACCGCAATCGCCGCCTCGCCAAGGACTTCGAGGCCACCGTCGAGAGTGCCGTCGCATGGGTCTTCATCGCCAGCGTCAAACTGCTCTCAAGACGGGTGGCTCGAACATAG
- a CDS encoding ISAs1-like element ISAzs15 family transposase codes for MAEGAGKSLLDHFSALEDPRQAWKVVYPLPEILLLVLCATLGGAENFVEIEEWGEDRLDFLRRFLPYRRGIASHDTLNDVMNALDGELFSSCFTAWVDGLREGEPDIVAIDGKTSRRAHARAQGRNPLHLVSAWASRQRLVLGQQACEAKSNEITAIPLLLERLALTGALVTIDAMGCQTKIAQAILDKGADYLLAVKGNWPILCGEIERYFSEARDGVSDTFTTTDGDHGRIEVRHHVVSHDVDWLSTDRRFPGEPRFPALTSIAMVEADVEREGKPSRERRYFLSSARLDARLLAHAVRCHWHVENRLHWVLDVVFHDDLSRLRSGFGPQNMAAIRHMAINLIRKAPGKQSLTVKRKKMSWNADYLETVIRQRG; via the coding sequence ATGGCGGAAGGGGCTGGCAAGTCGCTGTTGGATCACTTCTCGGCGCTGGAGGATCCGCGTCAGGCATGGAAGGTCGTATATCCGCTGCCGGAAATCCTGCTCCTGGTGCTGTGTGCCACCCTGGGTGGGGCGGAGAACTTTGTCGAGATCGAGGAGTGGGGCGAGGATCGCCTGGACTTTCTGCGTCGTTTCCTGCCCTACCGGCGAGGCATCGCCAGCCATGACACGCTCAACGACGTGATGAACGCGCTTGATGGCGAGCTGTTTTCGTCCTGCTTCACGGCGTGGGTGGACGGGTTGCGCGAGGGCGAGCCGGACATCGTCGCCATTGACGGCAAGACCTCCCGGCGCGCTCACGCTCGGGCTCAGGGGCGCAACCCGCTGCATCTCGTCTCCGCCTGGGCCAGCCGACAGCGGCTGGTGCTGGGCCAGCAAGCCTGCGAGGCGAAGTCGAACGAGATCACCGCCATTCCACTGCTGCTGGAGCGCTTGGCCCTGACCGGAGCATTGGTAACCATCGATGCCATGGGGTGCCAGACCAAGATCGCCCAAGCCATTCTCGACAAGGGTGCCGACTATCTGCTGGCGGTGAAGGGCAACTGGCCGATCCTGTGCGGGGAAATCGAGCGCTACTTCAGCGAGGCACGCGACGGCGTATCCGACACGTTCACCACCACCGACGGCGACCATGGCCGGATCGAAGTCCGCCACCATGTCGTCAGCCACGACGTCGACTGGCTGTCCACCGACCGCCGCTTCCCGGGCGAGCCCCGCTTCCCCGCCTTGACCAGCATCGCCATGGTCGAGGCCGACGTCGAGCGGGAGGGTAAGCCCAGCCGAGAACGGCGTTACTTTCTCTCCTCGGCACGCCTCGACGCCCGTCTCCTGGCCCACGCTGTCCGCTGCCATTGGCATGTCGAGAACCGCCTGCACTGGGTGCTTGATGTCGTCTTCCACGACGACCTCTCCCGCTTGCGGTCCGGCTTCGGCCCTCAAAACATGGCCGCCATCCGGCACATGGCCATAAACCTCATCCGAAAGGCCCCAGGCAAACAGAGCCTGACCGTCAAGCGTAAGAAAATGTCCTGGAACGCCGACTACCTCGAAACCGTCATCCGGCAGCGCGGCTAA